The following proteins are co-located in the Catenulispora sp. MAP5-51 genome:
- the mshC gene encoding cysteine--1-D-myo-inosityl 2-amino-2-deoxy-alpha-D-glucopyranoside ligase, which produces MHAWPAPEVPELPGHGSAVRLHDTAARGLVPTPEAAPGEAARIYVCGITPYDATHMGHANTYLTFDLIQRAWLDAGHPVSYVQNVTDVDDPLLERAAATGRDWEALAESETALFREDMTALRILPPQHYVGAVESIPLVVDLVVKLLERGAAYDVDGDIYFSVHADPAFGSVAHLDAPEMLTTFGERGGDPGRPGKKDPLDCLLWQAEREGEPSWEPGEAARAAGLKPGRPGWHIECAAIALEHLGMGIDLQGGGSDLAFPHHEMGASEAQVVTGERPYAHSYVHSGMVGLDGEKMSKSKGNLVLVSKLRHAGVDPMAIRLALLAHHYRTDWEWTDADMAGAETRLARWRAAVSRPDGVPADDVLAAVRERIADDLDAPGALAVIDAWVARQEAADADADADADASAGRNTAAPGQISRITDSLLGVAL; this is translated from the coding sequence ATGCACGCATGGCCCGCTCCCGAGGTTCCCGAACTGCCCGGTCACGGCTCTGCCGTGCGTCTCCACGACACTGCGGCGCGAGGCCTGGTCCCCACGCCGGAGGCGGCCCCCGGAGAAGCGGCCCGCATCTACGTGTGCGGCATCACGCCCTATGACGCGACCCACATGGGGCACGCCAACACCTACCTGACGTTCGACCTGATCCAGCGCGCGTGGCTGGACGCCGGGCACCCGGTGTCCTACGTGCAGAACGTCACCGACGTCGACGACCCGCTGCTGGAGCGCGCGGCGGCCACCGGCCGGGACTGGGAGGCGCTGGCCGAGTCCGAGACCGCTCTGTTCCGCGAGGACATGACCGCCCTGCGCATCCTGCCCCCGCAGCACTACGTCGGCGCCGTGGAGTCCATCCCGCTGGTGGTGGACCTGGTGGTGAAGCTGCTGGAGCGCGGCGCGGCCTACGACGTGGACGGGGACATCTACTTCTCGGTCCACGCCGACCCCGCCTTCGGCTCGGTGGCGCACCTGGACGCCCCGGAGATGCTCACCACCTTCGGCGAGCGCGGCGGCGACCCGGGCCGCCCCGGCAAGAAGGACCCCCTGGACTGCCTGCTGTGGCAGGCCGAACGCGAGGGCGAGCCCTCCTGGGAGCCCGGCGAGGCGGCGCGCGCCGCGGGCCTGAAGCCGGGCCGCCCCGGCTGGCACATCGAGTGCGCCGCGATCGCCCTGGAGCACCTGGGCATGGGCATCGACCTGCAGGGCGGCGGCAGCGACCTGGCCTTCCCGCACCACGAGATGGGCGCCTCCGAGGCGCAGGTGGTGACCGGCGAGCGGCCCTACGCGCACAGCTACGTCCACTCCGGCATGGTCGGCCTGGACGGCGAGAAGATGTCCAAGTCCAAGGGCAACCTGGTCCTGGTCTCCAAGCTCCGGCACGCCGGCGTGGACCCGATGGCGATCCGCCTGGCCCTGCTGGCGCACCACTACCGCACCGACTGGGAGTGGACCGACGCCGACATGGCCGGCGCCGAGACCCGCCTGGCCCGCTGGCGCGCGGCGGTGTCCCGGCCCGACGGTGTCCCGGCCGACGACGTGCTCGCCGCGGTGCGCGAGCGGATCGCCGACGACCTCGACGCGCCCGGCGCGCTGGCGGTCATCGACGCCTGGGTGGCGCGGCAGGAGGCTGCGGACGCCGACGCCGACGCCGACGCCGACGCCTCGGCCGGGCGGAACACGGCGGCGCCGGGGCAGATCAGCCGGATCACCGATTCGCTGCTGGGTGTGGCGCTGTAA